The following proteins come from a genomic window of Mariniflexile sp. TRM1-10:
- a CDS encoding diacylglycerol/lipid kinase family protein encodes MRHIHFILNPIAGNGNNNLDLALLNKHFNTKDFTIAVKPTGYKKHAIKLTQDSIAENADVIVACGGDGTINEVASCLVNSTIILGIIPIGSGNGLASNLNIPKNLDKALALIKKQTVKKIDVGQLNNHYFFSNTGIGFDAQVIKHYEAANKRTLSSYVKATLKSLRKSNKLIEVETTLNGEIVKQKPFLIFISNSNQMGYNVSLTPKASLDDGKLDVLIVPKLSFFKIALFTLLMLIKKHHILKEVEIHQTKSIKIIQKKRFFFQTQIDGEFLMIKNRTIEISVLKKALNVIGI; translated from the coding sequence TTTATTCTAAACCCTATAGCCGGAAATGGCAATAACAATCTAGATTTAGCGCTTCTTAATAAACATTTTAATACAAAGGACTTTACTATAGCTGTAAAGCCTACAGGTTATAAGAAACACGCTATTAAATTAACACAAGACTCCATAGCCGAAAATGCCGATGTTATTGTTGCTTGTGGTGGTGATGGCACTATAAACGAAGTAGCCTCTTGCTTAGTTAATTCCACTATTATTTTAGGTATTATTCCTATTGGTTCTGGAAATGGTTTAGCTTCTAATTTAAACATTCCAAAAAATTTAGATAAGGCGCTTGCTCTAATTAAAAAACAAACAGTAAAAAAAATTGATGTAGGCCAGTTAAACAACCATTACTTTTTTAGCAACACAGGCATTGGTTTTGATGCACAAGTAATAAAACATTACGAAGCCGCTAACAAAAGAACCCTAAGTAGTTATGTAAAAGCAACCCTGAAATCATTAAGAAAATCGAATAAACTTATTGAAGTTGAAACTACCTTAAATGGTGAAATTGTAAAGCAAAAACCGTTTCTTATTTTCATTTCCAACTCTAATCAAATGGGCTATAACGTAAGCCTAACCCCAAAAGCCTCGTTAGATGATGGCAAATTAGATGTACTTATTGTTCCTAAGTTAAGCTTTTTTAAAATAGCATTGTTTACGCTACTCATGCTTATAAAAAAACACCATATTTTAAAAGAAGTTGAAATCCATCAAACAAAAAGCATCAAAATTATCCAAAAAAAACGATTCTTCTTTCAAACCCAAATTGATGGCGAGTTCTTAATGATAAAAAATCGCACCATAGAGATTTCGGTACTCAAAAAGGCTTTAAATGTTATAGGGATTTAG